A stretch of DNA from Halorubrum sp. BOL3-1:
CATCGGTGGCCAAGTGATCGCATACGTCTACTAACAATGAACAGAGTCGAAATCGAGATTCCGGACGACGTCTCCGCAGAAACCGATCACCTCGAGCTCACCGTCGAGGGGCCCAACGGGAGCGTCACGCGACGCCTCTGGTACCCCGACATCGACGTGTCGGTCGAGGACGGCGCGGTGGTCATCGCCTCCGAGAACGAGGACGCGAAGACCAACGCCACGGTCGGTACCTTCGAGAGCCACGTCGCCAACATGATCCACGGCGTCACCGGCGGCTGGGAGTACGCGATGGAAGTGTACTACGCTCACTTCCCGATGCAGGTGAACGTGGAGGGCGACGAGGTCGTCATCGAGAACTTCCTCGGAGAGAGCGCCGCGCGGCGCACCCCGATCCGCGGAGACACTGAGGTACAGGTCGACGGCGAGACGGTCACGCTGACGGGCTCCGACAAGGAGGCCGTCGGGCAGACCGCGGCCGACATCGAACAGCTGACGAAGGTGACCGACAAGGACACGCGCGTCTTCCAAGACGGCGTGTACATCGTCGAGAAGCCCACCGGAGGTGCCTAACCGATGGCAGACGAACTGGAAGACATCAGCGGTGTCGGTCCCTCGAAGGCGGACGCCCTTCGCGAGGCCGGCTACGAGACGGTCGAGGACGTGAAGGCGGCCTCCCAGTCGGAGCTCTCCGAGGTCGACGGCGTCGGCAACGCGCTCGCAGCGCGCGTCAAGGCCGACGTCGGCGG
This window harbors:
- a CDS encoding 50S ribosomal protein L6, translated to MNRVEIEIPDDVSAETDHLELTVEGPNGSVTRRLWYPDIDVSVEDGAVVIASENEDAKTNATVGTFESHVANMIHGVTGGWEYAMEVYYAHFPMQVNVEGDEVVIENFLGESAARRTPIRGDTEVQVDGETVTLTGSDKEAVGQTAADIEQLTKVTDKDTRVFQDGVYIVEKPTGGA